The Microbacterium phyllosphaerae region CGGCATCGCTCGACCGGCGACACGGTCGATACGCCGCTCATCGCCTATCACGACTGGGCCAGGCGCGGCCCGTCGACCATGCGGGTCTGGATCCCGACGACCTGAACCGGCACCCCCGCACGCGGAACAGGCGAACGGCCCCCTCTCGATCGAGAGGGGGCCGTTCGTCGCTGCCGTTCGACCGGAGCTACTCGCGTCTTCGGGTCACGGCTCGCTGCAGCAGCACGAACACGAGCAGGATGCCGCCGGTGATGATGGTCGTCATCTCGGGCGGAATGCCCCCGTCGCGGGTGATCAGCACGTTCATCAGACCGAGCACCAGCGCACCGACGACCGACCCGAGCACGTAGCCGTAGGCGCCGGTGAGCACAGTGCCTCCGATCACCGCGGCGGCGATCGCGTCGAGCTCCCAGCCGATGCCGGTGATGTTCTGAGCGGTGCCGAGTCGCGCGGTGTACAGCACCGCGGCGAGACCGGCGAGAGCGCCGCTGATCACATACACGAGCACCTTCGTGCGGTGCACCGGCAGCCCCATCAGCAGCGCCGAGCTCTCGGAGCCGCCGATGGCGTAGACGGTGCGCCCGGTGCGGGTGCGGTGCAGCACGAAGAACGCGGCAGCCACGACGATGACCGCGACGAGCACCGCGGGAGTGATCACCAGGTCGTTCACCTTGGGGCCGTCGATGATCTTCAGCTGCGTGCCGATCCAGCGGATGGGTGAATCCTCGCCGAGCCGCTCGGGCTTGGTGCTGAGCAGCGAGGCGAGGCCCCGCCCGAGGAACATCATCGCCAGCGTCGCGATGAACGGCTGCACGTTGAAATACCGGATCAGCACGCCGGACATGATGCCGAAGAGCACGCCGATGCCGATCATCGCGACAATCACGGCGACGGCGTTCCACCCGGCGTTCGAGAGCATGACGCCCGCGACCGACGACACCGCGATGATCGAGCCCACCGAGAGGTCGATGCCCCCGGTGAGGATCACGAAGGTCAGCGCGACGGCGAGCACGATGAGGTGCGCGTTGTTGATGAGCAGGTTCGACAGCGTGTTGAACTGCAGGATGCGGCCGTAGGCCACCTCGCCGAAGATCACCATGCCGACGAAGATGACCACCGAGGCGATGGTCGGCAGCACCGACGGATTCGCCCTGATCATGCGGCGCACGCGGTCGGCGATCGTCTCGGCCGGGCGCACGGTGGGGCTGGGGCTGACGGTCAGGGCGCTCATGCCGACACCTCTTCCTTCTGCAGCAGCTGTTCGACCGGTCGGGCTGTGCGGCGCCGGCGGAACCAGCTGCGCACCCGCTGCGACTGCAGCAGGCAGAGCACGACGATCACGATGGCCTTGAAGGCAGGGGTCGCCGACGACGAGACGCCGAGATACAGCACGGTCTTGTCGAGCGTGGCGATCAGCAGCGCTCCGACGAACGCCCCGCTGAGCGAGAACTTTCCGCCCGCCAGCGAGGCACCGCCGATGACGACCGCGAGGATCGCATCGAGCTCGAGCTGATACCCGGTGCGCGAGATGTCGACGGTCATGACGCTGCCGACCGACATGATGCCCGCGATGCCCGCAAGGATGCCGCTCATGATGTACGCCGTGAGCAGCAGGCCCTTCGGCTTGATGCCCGCCATGCGGCTGGCGCGCGGGTTGATGCCGATCGCCTCGATCATGAGCCCCAGCGCACTGCGTCTCACGACCCAGCCGACGGCGAGCACGATGAGCACGGCGAGGATGAACACCACGGGGATGCCGATCACGAAGCCGTTCGCGATCCAGCGGAAGGCGTCGTTCGAGGCCGTGGTGTTCTGTCCGCCCGTGATCACCTTGGCGATGCCGCGGCCGGCGAGCATGAGCACGAGGGTGGCGATGAACGGCTGCAGCCCGACGTAGGCGACGAGCAGTCCGTTCACCGCCCCGAGGATGCCGGTGATCACCAGCGCGAGTCCGACCGCGGCGAGCGCCGCGCCGAAGGAGTCGCCGGCGGCGCTGAGGAACTCCATCGAGACGGCCCCGGCGACCGCCATCAGCGAGCCGACCGAGAGGTCGATGCCGCCGGTCGCGATGACCAGCGACATCCCGATCGCGATCATCATCACGGGCGCCGCTTGGCGCAGGATGTCGATGAGGTTGCCGACGAGGTTGCCGTTGTTCGGGTTGATCGAGAGCGCGAGGTACGTCGGATCCTTGATGACGTTCAGGGCGAGCAGCGCGAGGATCGCGACGATGCCCCAGAAGAACGGCTTGTGGATCAGATCCCGCCAGATGGTGGTGCCGGCTGCGGCGGTCATCGCGCTGCCTCCTTGTCAGTCGTGTGGCCGATGGTATCCGGCAGCGCGCCGTCGGCGTCGTCGAGGGTCTCGGCGGCGGCCTCGACCCCGTGGGCGGCGATCACGTCGACGATCACCTGGGCGGTGACGTCGGGGCCGTTCTGGATCTCGCCGATCTTGCGGTGGTCCTTCAGCACGACGATCCGCTCCGACAGTCGCACCACCTCTTCGAGCTCCGACGAGATGAAGACGACGGCGACGCCGTCTTCGGCCAGCTCTGCGACCGCCTCCTGGATCTCGGCCTTCGCGCCCACGTCGATGCCGCGGGTCGGCTCGTCGAGGATCAACAGCTCGGGCTGCGTGGCGAGCCAACGCCCGAGGAGCACCTTCTGCTGGTTCCCGCCGGAGAGGTTCTTGATCATCCGATCGGGGTCGGCGGGGCGCACGTTCAGCTGCTCGATGTAGCGGTCGACGATGGCATCCTGCTCCTTGCGGCTCATCGGCCGCGCCCACCCGCGCTCGGCCTGCACCGCGAGGACGATGT contains the following coding sequences:
- a CDS encoding ABC transporter permease → MSALTVSPSPTVRPAETIADRVRRMIRANPSVLPTIASVVIFVGMVIFGEVAYGRILQFNTLSNLLINNAHLIVLAVALTFVILTGGIDLSVGSIIAVSSVAGVMLSNAGWNAVAVIVAMIGIGVLFGIMSGVLIRYFNVQPFIATLAMMFLGRGLASLLSTKPERLGEDSPIRWIGTQLKIIDGPKVNDLVITPAVLVAVIVVAAAFFVLHRTRTGRTVYAIGGSESSALLMGLPVHRTKVLVYVISGALAGLAAVLYTARLGTAQNITGIGWELDAIAAAVIGGTVLTGAYGYVLGSVVGALVLGLMNVLITRDGGIPPEMTTIITGGILLVFVLLQRAVTRRRE
- a CDS encoding ABC transporter permease, which encodes MTAAAGTTIWRDLIHKPFFWGIVAILALLALNVIKDPTYLALSINPNNGNLVGNLIDILRQAAPVMMIAIGMSLVIATGGIDLSVGSLMAVAGAVSMEFLSAAGDSFGAALAAVGLALVITGILGAVNGLLVAYVGLQPFIATLVLMLAGRGIAKVITGGQNTTASNDAFRWIANGFVIGIPVVFILAVLIVLAVGWVVRRSALGLMIEAIGINPRASRMAGIKPKGLLLTAYIMSGILAGIAGIMSVGSVMTVDISRTGYQLELDAILAVVIGGASLAGGKFSLSGAFVGALLIATLDKTVLYLGVSSSATPAFKAIVIVVLCLLQSQRVRSWFRRRRTARPVEQLLQKEEVSA